The following are encoded in a window of Castanea sativa cultivar Marrone di Chiusa Pesio chromosome 5, ASM4071231v1 genomic DNA:
- the LOC142633239 gene encoding tyrosine decarboxylase-like, producing the protein MGSLNSNNVASHTSSSNISPLDPEEFRRQGHMIIDFLADYYRDVEKYPILSQVEPGYLQKRLPESTPHNPEPIETILQDVQEHIVPGLTHWQSLNFFAYFQCTSSIATFLGDMLSTGFNVVGFNWIASPAATELETIVMDWLGEILDLPKSFLFSGNGGGVIQGTTCEVVLCTLVAARDQMLSQIGRENLVKLVVYTSNQTHSAFQKAAQIAGIHPMNFRAIKTSKSTSYALSPDSLRAQIFKDVEAGLVPLFLCSNVGTTPMATIDPLESLCAVAKDYGMWVHVDAAYAGSACIRPEFRHFIDGVEGANSFSLNPHKWFLTSLDCCCLWVKDSSALIKSLSTNPEFLRNKASDSKQVVDYKDWQITLSQRFRSLKLWFVLRSYGTVANLRSFMRNHVKMANLFEGLVAMDKRFEIVVPTNFAMVCFRILPSALSERVYKYGKLDIVSEEHANEANRKLLESINMSGCVFVTHVVFEGVYVIRFAVGATPVEERHVITAWKVVQEHANIILST; encoded by the coding sequence ATGGGTAGCCTCAATTCTAACAATGTAGCCAGCCACACTTCTTCCTCTAACATTAGCCCTTTGGACCCTGAGGAGTTCAGGCGACAAGGCCATATGATCATAGATTTCCTAGCTGATTATTATCGCGATGTAGAGAAATACCCAATTCTAAGCCAAGTCGAACCAGGATATCTCCAAAAACGCTTGCCAGAGTCCACCCCACATAATCCAGAACCCATTGAAACCATTCTCCAAGACGTGCAGGAGCACATTGTTCCTGGTTTAACACATTGGCAAAGCCTAAACTTCTTTGCTTACTTCCAATGCACTAGTAGCATAGCGACTTTTCTTGGAGATATGCTTAGCACTGGCTTCAATGTGGTTGGATTCAATTGGATTGCATCACCAGCCGCTACTGAGCTAGAGACAATAGTCATGGATTGGCTTGGAGAGATACTTGATTTACCCAAGTCTTTCCTTTTCTCTGGCAATGGTGGGGGTGTGATACAAGGTACTACTTGTGAGGTTGTTTTGTGCACACTCGTTGCTGCAAGGGATCAAATGCTTAGCCAAATTGGGAGAGAAAACCTGGTGAAGTTGGTAGTTTATACTTCTAACCAAACACATAGTGCATTCCAAAAAGCAGCACAAATAGCAGGGATCCATCCAATGAATTTCAGAGCCATCAAGACTTCTAAGTCAACATCATATGCACTATCACCAGACTCACTACGAGCCCAAATTTTCAAAGATGTGGAAGCAGGCCTAGTCCCATTGTTTTTATGTTCCAATGTGGGAACAACTCCAATGGCTACCATTGATCCACTAGAATCGTTATGTGCTGTGGCAAAAGATTATGGAATGTGGGTTCATGTTGATGCTGCTTATGCCGGAAGCGCCTGTATTCGTCCTGAGTTTCGGCACTTCATCGATGGTGTTGAGGGTGCGAACTCATTTAGTCTCAATCCACACAAATGGTTCTTAACCTCTTTGGATTGTTGCTGCCTTTGGGTAAAAGATTCGAGCGCCTTGATAAAGTCACTCTCAACCAACCCAGAGTTCTTGAGGAATAAAGCCTCGGATTCAAAGCAAGTGGTGGACTATAAAGACTGGCAGATAACCCTAAGCCAAAGATTTCGTTCCTTGAAATTATGGTTTGTGCTTAGAAGCTATGGTACTGTAGCTAACCTTAGGAGCTTCATGAGAAACCATGTGAAAATGGCCAATCTTTTTGAAGGGCTTGTAGCTATGGATAAAAGGTTTGAAATTGTGGTCCCTACAAATTTTGCCATGGTTTGTTTCAGGATTTTGCCATCCGCACTAAGTGAGAGAGTATACAAATATGGTAAGCTTGACATAGTAAGCGAGGAACATGCGAATGAGGCAAACCGCAAATTGTTGGAGTCCATCAACATGTCGGGCTGTGTCTTCGTGACTCATGTTGTATTTGAGGGAGTATATGTGATACGATTTGCCGTTGGTGCAACTCCAGTTGAGGAACGACACGTTATCACGGCTTGGAAAGTGGTGCAGGAGCATGCAAATATCATACTAAGCACTTAA